CTTTACGGCTGAAATCGGGCTGATGAAAGCGAATGAAGAGATTGATGCCATCCAAACGCTGGGGCTGAATCCGGTCGAGTTGCTGGTGTTGCCCAGAGTCTTGGCGCTATTAATTTCACTCCCGATGCTCACCTTTATCGGCATGATCTGCGGTATTTTCGGCGGCATGGTGGTGTGTGCTTTAGCGCTAAACATTTCGCCGACGATGTTTTTATCGATTATGCAAAGCAGTAATGGATTGCAGCATTTTCTGGTGGGGATCAGTAAAGCGCCGGTTTTCGCTTTCCTCATCGCTATTATTGGTTGTTTGGAAGGCTTTAAAGTCACCGGTAGCGCCGAGTCTGTGGGGGTTCATACCACCACGAGTGTCGTGCATTCTATCTTTGTCGTTATTTTGCTTGATGCCGTCGCGGCGCTATTTTTCATGGAAATGGGATGGTGAGCCAAATGTCGCAAGAAGCAATTATTCAAATCCGCGGTTTGGTCAACAGCTTTGGCAAACAGACGGTTCACCAAGACCTGAATCTCGATGTTCAGCGTGGCGAGATCCTTGGCGTAGTGGGGGGATCAGGAACAGGAAAATCCGTCCTGTTACGCAGCATTGTTGGATTGCGCCGCCCCACGGGTGGGCAGATCCATGTTTTTGGTCAGGACTTAATGGCGCTGTCGGGGCAGGCCCGCTCGATGGTTGAACGCCGATTTGGTGTTCTATTTCAACGCGGTGCGCTGTTCAGCTCGCTCACAGTGACTGAAAACGTGGCGCTGCCATTAATTGAAAATGCGGGATTGCCACGGGATGAAGCAGAACGTTTGGCGCAAGTTAAACTGGCATTAGCAGGCTTGCCGCCAGGTGCGGGCAGTAAATATCCAGCATCACTTTCGGGCGGCATGGTTAAACGCGTCGCCTTAGCCCGTGCGCTGGCATTGGATCCCGATATTTTGTTTCTTGATGAGCCGACGGCGGGCCTTGACCCCATTGGGGCGGCAGCATTTGACAGTTTGATTCGGACATTGCGTGATGCTTTAAATTTGACGGTGTTCTTAGTGACTCACGATCTGGATACACTCTATACACTTTGTGATCGAGTGGCGGTGCTTTCGCAGAAGAAAGTGCTGGTAGTGGATACTTTAGATAACGTCGCGGCATACCCTGATGACTGGATTCAGGCGTATTTTCATGGCCCGCGTGGCCGAGCTGCGTATCAGGCAGCAACGAATAGTGGAGAGAGGTTGTAATATGGAAACCCGTGCGCACCATGTTGTCATTGGTTTGTTCACTCTCATTGTGGTCACTGCCGCGCTGTTATTTTGCCTATGGCTGACCAACGCTGGCTCAAACCGCCAATTCAATCTGTACGATATCGTCTTCAATGAACCGGTCAGTGGCCTGTCTCAAGGCAGTACAGTGCAATACAGTGGCATTCGTGTCGGTGAAGTGACACAACTACGTTTAGACAGAGATAACCCCAATAAAGTTTGGGCGCGGGTACGCGTATCGGCGTCAACGCCAATCCGCCAAGATACTCAAGCGCGCTTGACGGTAGCCGGGATCACGGGCACTTCAAATATTCAGTTCAGCAGTGGCAACCAATCAAGCCCGTTGCTCGAAGGGGAAGATGGTGAGATCCCGATTATTGTGGCCACCCCATCACCGATGAGCCAGCTATTAGCTAATGGTGAGAGTTTCATGAGTAACGCCAATGAAGTCTTGGTGCGTTTGAATCAGCTTTTGGAACCGGATAACCAACAACGACTGATCAAAACGCTGGATAATCTTGCGTTGGTCACCCAGACCGTGGCGGATCAGCGTTCAGATATCCGCACCATGTTGCAGCAGTTGGCGCAGGCCAGTAAACAGGCCAATGATACGTTAGCACAGACCAATCGCTTACTGCGTAATGCTAATGGATTGATGGAGGGGCAGGGGAAACAACTGCTCGGCGATGCAGCTAAGACCATGGCGTCATTGCAAAATACCAGCACGATCCTCAATAAATTGGTCAGCGAAAATAAAACCTCGCTCAATAACGGCATGCAAGGGATGAATGAACTGGGGCCAGCGGTGGATGAGCTGCGCAGAACATTAGCCACATTGCGCGCCGCCGTTTCCCGTTTGGAAGAAAACCCAGCAGCCTTGCTGCGTGGCCGTGAAAGAACACAGGAGTTTACGCCTCGATGATATCTCTTAAGGTAATGCGCAACGCAGGACGCCGCACTGGGTTACTGATGCTCTCCATGCTGGCGATGTTGCTATCTGCTTGTACTATCCTTCCTACCGCGCCGATTTCACAGGTCTATCTATTGCCAGTGCCGCCGGCAACCAATACGCCGCGTGCGCAAACGGTGGATTGGTCATTGCGAGTGTCTCAACCGATGACCAGTCAATTCTTGAACAGTTCGCGTATTGCCGTGCAACCGCAAGGGCAGGAAATTGCGGTCTACCAAAACTCTCGCTGGAGTGATCCTGCGCCGATTTTACTGCGTAACCGCTTGATTCAGGAATTCCGTGCGGATGGTCGTATTCGGGCTGTCAGTAGTGACGACGATAGTCTACAAGCCGATATTGAGTTAA
The window above is part of the Yersinia massiliensis genome. Proteins encoded here:
- a CDS encoding ABC transporter ATP-binding protein, which encodes MVSQMSQEAIIQIRGLVNSFGKQTVHQDLNLDVQRGEILGVVGGSGTGKSVLLRSIVGLRRPTGGQIHVFGQDLMALSGQARSMVERRFGVLFQRGALFSSLTVTENVALPLIENAGLPRDEAERLAQVKLALAGLPPGAGSKYPASLSGGMVKRVALARALALDPDILFLDEPTAGLDPIGAAAFDSLIRTLRDALNLTVFLVTHDLDTLYTLCDRVAVLSQKKVLVVDTLDNVAAYPDDWIQAYFHGPRGRAAYQAATNSGERL
- a CDS encoding ABC-type transport auxiliary lipoprotein family protein, whose product is MISLKVMRNAGRRTGLLMLSMLAMLLSACTILPTAPISQVYLLPVPPATNTPRAQTVDWSLRVSQPMTSQFLNSSRIAVQPQGQEIAVYQNSRWSDPAPILLRNRLIQEFRADGRIRAVSSDDDSLQADIELSGDLSAFQGVYLTDRSEVLISFDARLVRISDRRIIATRHFEIRQPIKGTDMNEVVEAFGLASDKLSAQVLNWMLQQSLQ
- a CDS encoding MlaD family protein, translated to METRAHHVVIGLFTLIVVTAALLFCLWLTNAGSNRQFNLYDIVFNEPVSGLSQGSTVQYSGIRVGEVTQLRLDRDNPNKVWARVRVSASTPIRQDTQARLTVAGITGTSNIQFSSGNQSSPLLEGEDGEIPIIVATPSPMSQLLANGESFMSNANEVLVRLNQLLEPDNQQRLIKTLDNLALVTQTVADQRSDIRTMLQQLAQASKQANDTLAQTNRLLRNANGLMEGQGKQLLGDAAKTMASLQNTSTILNKLVSENKTSLNNGMQGMNELGPAVDELRRTLATLRAAVSRLEENPAALLRGRERTQEFTPR